One Candidatus Limnocylindrales bacterium genomic region harbors:
- a CDS encoding NAD(P)H-hydrate dehydratase, protein MNLDAASAWVLGREAVRELDARTIAAGTPSLNLMEAAGAALAKFVAEARDCGLSSSASSRGRQRGLLILAGPGNNGGDGFVVARLLQAAGWNCRVALGAGPSSPDAVTNLAAWNRAGGQCIGRQDAVDLMRAGSASGFELILDALYGTGLTRPVEGADADLIHCINESSIPVISADIPSGLCSNKGRPLGIAVRARATLALGAAKLGLFLAEGPDYAGRVSVAEIGLLPPSAAGLEMSATVIDDATTAGCWPRLARRSHKGTRGHVLIVAGSLGKTGAAVLAARGALRAGAGLVTVASVAEVQAAVSQVLPEAMTTMVAADDAGQIDCAGIDVLTAAAAAADAIVIGPGLGTGAGASAAVERLASLPVPLILDADALTIVAGWSKARRDGVFAARIAAGAPAAVLTPHPGEMGRLTGMSSADVQQARDVTARSLAKELGVIVVLKGAATIVCDNARIAFNLSGNPGMACAGMGDVLSGVCGALAARRTEAEAASPTAGAAARDWLDPFERACLAVHVHGAAGDHLESTTGPGFLASELADRVPFELASRMPR, encoded by the coding sequence GTGAATCTCGACGCGGCGTCGGCGTGGGTGCTCGGACGCGAGGCGGTGCGCGAGCTCGACGCGCGCACCATCGCTGCGGGCACGCCGTCGCTGAATCTGATGGAGGCTGCGGGCGCGGCGCTCGCGAAGTTCGTCGCCGAGGCTCGCGACTGCGGCCTGTCGTCTTCGGCTTCGTCACGCGGCAGGCAGCGCGGTCTGCTGATCCTTGCCGGCCCCGGCAACAACGGAGGGGACGGGTTCGTGGTCGCGCGCCTCCTGCAGGCAGCCGGGTGGAACTGCCGCGTTGCGCTCGGCGCGGGGCCGAGCAGCCCGGACGCCGTGACGAATCTGGCCGCATGGAACCGGGCCGGCGGCCAGTGCATAGGCCGCCAGGACGCCGTCGATCTGATGCGAGCGGGCAGTGCGTCCGGCTTCGAGCTGATCCTGGATGCGCTCTACGGAACGGGCCTCACGCGCCCTGTCGAAGGCGCCGACGCAGATCTCATCCACTGCATCAACGAAAGCTCGATCCCTGTGATTTCTGCAGACATTCCATCGGGACTATGCAGCAACAAGGGACGTCCGCTCGGGATTGCCGTGCGGGCCCGCGCAACGCTCGCGCTCGGCGCCGCGAAGCTGGGGCTCTTCCTCGCCGAAGGCCCCGACTATGCCGGTCGGGTCAGCGTCGCCGAGATCGGGTTGCTTCCGCCTTCCGCGGCGGGGCTCGAAATGTCGGCAACTGTGATCGACGATGCGACGACCGCGGGCTGCTGGCCGAGGCTCGCGCGCCGGTCGCACAAGGGCACGCGCGGCCACGTGCTGATCGTCGCCGGCAGCCTCGGCAAGACCGGAGCCGCAGTGCTGGCCGCGCGCGGCGCGCTCCGCGCCGGTGCGGGTCTCGTCACGGTCGCGTCCGTGGCCGAGGTGCAGGCTGCTGTCTCGCAAGTGCTGCCGGAGGCAATGACAACCATGGTCGCGGCCGATGACGCCGGGCAGATCGACTGCGCCGGCATCGACGTGCTGACGGCTGCGGCGGCCGCCGCCGATGCGATCGTCATCGGTCCGGGCCTCGGCACCGGGGCCGGCGCCAGTGCGGCCGTCGAAAGGCTCGCGAGTCTTCCAGTTCCGCTGATTCTCGATGCGGATGCGCTCACGATCGTTGCCGGCTGGAGCAAGGCGCGTCGCGACGGAGTGTTCGCCGCACGCATTGCAGCCGGCGCGCCGGCGGCTGTGCTCACGCCGCATCCCGGCGAGATGGGCCGGCTCACCGGAATGTCGTCGGCCGACGTTCAACAAGCGCGCGACGTCACGGCGCGCAGCCTTGCGAAAGAGCTGGGAGTCATCGTCGTTCTCAAAGGCGCGGCTACGATCGTCTGCGACAATGCGCGCATCGCGTTCAACCTGTCCGGCAACCCGGGCATGGCATGCGCAGGGATGGGTGACGTGCTGTCGGGCGTGTGCGGAGCGCTGGCCGCGCGCCGCACCGAAGCCGAAGCGGCCTCACCGACGGCGGGCGCAGCGGCCCGCGACTGGCTCGATCCGTTCGAGCGCGCGTGCCTTGCGGTCCATGTGCACGGCGCCGCCGGCGATCATCTGGAGAGCACGACAGGCCCGGGTTTTCTGGCGAGCGAGCTCGCCGACCGCGTGCCGTTCGAGCTCGCCTCCCGGATGCCGCGCTAG
- a CDS encoding pyridoxine 5'-phosphate synthase, giving the protein MHPLRLGVNIDHVATIRQVRGVDYPDPVEAALAAERGGATGITVHLREDRRHIQEHDVRRLVGIVASKVNLEMAASDAMVDFACAVRPADVCLVPEKREELTTEGGLAVAGRERLLEPIVGRLTDAGIVVSLFIEPHTNEIAAAASVGAKFVELHTGSYANAAGSDLARELATIRDGATLAAARGLRVNAGHGLTLENVAPIAALPEIEELNIGHSIVARSIFVGIEEATREMLEACRQARTGERR; this is encoded by the coding sequence ATGCACCCGCTGCGCCTCGGCGTGAACATCGATCACGTCGCGACCATCCGCCAGGTGCGCGGCGTCGATTATCCTGATCCCGTCGAAGCCGCGCTGGCCGCCGAGCGCGGCGGTGCGACCGGCATCACTGTGCATCTTCGCGAAGACCGGCGGCACATCCAGGAGCACGACGTGCGGCGGCTCGTCGGCATCGTCGCGAGCAAGGTCAACCTCGAGATGGCCGCGTCGGACGCGATGGTCGACTTCGCATGCGCGGTCCGGCCCGCGGATGTCTGCCTGGTGCCCGAGAAGCGCGAGGAGCTGACGACCGAAGGCGGCCTTGCGGTTGCCGGACGCGAGCGGCTGCTCGAGCCGATCGTCGGCCGTCTCACCGACGCGGGAATCGTCGTCAGCCTGTTCATCGAGCCGCATACGAACGAGATCGCGGCCGCGGCCAGCGTCGGCGCAAAGTTCGTCGAGCTGCACACCGGCTCGTATGCGAATGCGGCAGGGTCGGACCTTGCACGCGAGCTTGCGACCATTCGCGACGGAGCGACGCTCGCCGCGGCGCGCGGGCTCCGCGTGAACGCCGGACACGGCCTCACGCTGGAGAACGTCGCACCGATCGCGGCTCTTCCCGAAATCGAGGAGCTAAACATCGGCCACTCGATCGTCGCGCGCTCGATCTTCGTCGGCATCGAGGAGGCGACGCGCGAAATGCTCGAGGCCTGCCGGCAGGCGCGCACCGGGGAGCGACGGTGA
- the glmM gene encoding phosphoglucosamine mutase, with amino-acid sequence MTRTIAADDAGPQAPVRRDAQSGSARRDAHSGDTHRDPENGGSRRDPESRRLFGTDGIRGVANEEPMTPETVLRLGRAVGQHFLTSGQRRHKIVIGKDTRLSGYMLETALAAGITSMGVDVLLVGPMPTPGIAFLTRSFRADAGVAISASHNPFHDNGIKFFGPDGFKLADAAECAIEKLVFGDSLDRIRPTGRGIGKAFRIDDADGRYNVFLKNVLPRELTLEGLRVVVDCAHGAAYKIAPTVLSELGADVIAMGVSPDGHNINDGVGALHVGGLCDRVRAEKADVGIALDGDADRCIMVDERGDEVDGDHVLAILGLAMQARGELAGGTVVATVMSNFGLEVALRERGITLERTPVGDRYVVERMIAGGFRLGGEKSGHIICLDHATTGDGMVTALSVLTCMKLTGKTLSEGRSLLRSFPQRLVSLKVRERRSLESIPAVVGAIAEAEEALGGRGRVVVRFSGTEPLARVMVEGEEEGAVERHAQRIAAAIEAALG; translated from the coding sequence ATGACAAGAACGATCGCAGCGGACGACGCCGGCCCGCAGGCGCCGGTGCGCCGCGACGCCCAGAGCGGCAGCGCGCGTCGCGACGCCCATAGCGGCGATACGCACCGCGATCCCGAGAACGGCGGCTCGCGTCGCGATCCCGAATCTCGCCGCCTGTTCGGCACCGACGGCATCCGCGGCGTCGCCAACGAAGAGCCGATGACGCCGGAGACCGTGCTCCGTCTCGGCCGTGCGGTCGGCCAGCATTTCCTGACGTCCGGCCAGCGCCGTCACAAGATCGTCATCGGCAAGGACACCCGGCTTTCGGGCTACATGCTCGAGACCGCGCTCGCGGCCGGCATCACGTCGATGGGCGTGGACGTGCTTCTGGTCGGTCCGATGCCGACTCCGGGCATCGCGTTCCTGACGCGCAGCTTTCGCGCCGACGCCGGGGTTGCGATCTCCGCGTCGCACAACCCGTTCCACGACAACGGCATCAAGTTCTTCGGACCCGACGGCTTCAAGCTCGCCGACGCGGCCGAATGCGCCATCGAAAAGCTCGTATTCGGCGACAGCCTCGACCGCATCCGTCCGACGGGACGTGGTATCGGAAAAGCGTTCCGCATCGACGACGCCGACGGCCGCTACAACGTATTCCTGAAAAACGTGCTGCCGCGCGAGCTGACGCTCGAGGGGCTTCGCGTGGTCGTCGATTGCGCGCACGGCGCGGCCTACAAGATCGCACCGACGGTCCTGTCCGAGCTCGGCGCCGACGTGATCGCGATGGGCGTGTCGCCCGACGGCCACAACATCAACGACGGTGTCGGCGCGCTTCACGTGGGCGGGCTTTGCGACCGCGTGCGTGCCGAGAAGGCCGACGTCGGCATCGCGCTCGACGGCGACGCCGACCGCTGCATCATGGTCGACGAGCGCGGAGACGAGGTCGACGGCGATCACGTGCTCGCGATCCTCGGGCTTGCGATGCAGGCGCGCGGCGAGCTTGCCGGCGGGACGGTGGTCGCGACCGTCATGTCGAACTTCGGCCTCGAAGTGGCGCTGCGCGAGCGCGGGATCACGCTCGAGCGCACTCCGGTCGGCGACCGCTACGTCGTCGAGCGCATGATTGCCGGAGGTTTCCGGCTCGGCGGCGAGAAATCGGGCCACATCATCTGCCTCGACCACGCGACGACCGGCGACGGCATGGTCACTGCGCTGTCGGTGCTGACGTGCATGAAGCTCACCGGAAAAACGCTTTCCGAAGGTCGCAGCCTGCTGCGTTCGTTCCCGCAGCGGCTCGTCAGCCTCAAGGTTCGCGAGCGCCGATCGCTCGAATCGATCCCCGCGGTCGTCGGTGCGATCGCCGAGGCCGAAGAGGCGCTCGGCGGGCGAGGCCGCGTCGTCGTGCGATTCTCGGGCACCGAGCCGCTCGCGCGCGTCATGGTCGAGGGTGAAGAGGAAGGCGCGGTCGAACGCCACGCGCAGCGCATCGCTGCTGCGATCGAGGCGGCGCTCGGCTGA
- the ftsH gene encoding ATP-dependent zinc metalloprotease FtsH, translated as MNQFSRNLALWLVLGLMVVLLFNMFQAQQVRDQELSYSDFIKKVDEGAVEAVTMQGDTLRGKLEGEKDFRTYAPPGHDAAQHILDKQIPFTVRPEAQDPWYIEMMVQWFPMLLLVGVWIFFMRQMQVGGGKAMSFGKSKAKLLSEHANKVTFSDVAGIDEAKDELEEIIAFLRDPKKFTRLGGRIPKGVLLVGAPGTGKTLLARAVAGEAGVPFFSISGSDFVEMFVGVGASRVRDLFVQGKKNAPCIVFIDEIDAVGRHRGAGLGGGHDEREQTLNQLLVEMDGFESNEGVILMAASNRPDVLDPALLRPGRFDRRVVVPRPDVRGRTGILKVHTRKVPLATDVDLEAVARGTPGFAGADLENLVNEAALTAAREGRDTVSQHNFEAAKDKVLMGSERRSLVLSDDEKRNTAYHESGHALVARMLPGTDPVHKVTIIPRGMALGLTQQLPEEDRHSFNRTYLLNTLAILYGGRVAEQLVLKEITTGAGNDIERATQLAHKMICEWGMSESLGPVMLKRSGDEPFLGLDLHHQREYSEDTARLVDIEVKSLLTNAYRRAEAILTANIESLHRMAAALLERETLDGPELDEILNGCGAALPAGV; from the coding sequence ATGAATCAGTTCTCCAGAAACCTCGCACTCTGGCTCGTGCTCGGCCTGATGGTCGTGCTCCTCTTCAATATGTTCCAGGCCCAGCAGGTGAGGGACCAGGAGCTCAGCTACAGCGATTTCATCAAGAAGGTCGACGAAGGCGCCGTCGAGGCCGTCACGATGCAGGGCGACACGCTGCGCGGAAAGCTCGAGGGCGAGAAGGATTTCCGCACGTACGCGCCTCCGGGTCACGACGCTGCCCAGCACATCCTCGACAAGCAGATCCCGTTCACCGTCCGTCCCGAAGCGCAGGACCCGTGGTACATCGAGATGATGGTGCAGTGGTTCCCGATGCTGCTGCTGGTCGGCGTGTGGATCTTCTTCATGCGCCAGATGCAGGTCGGCGGCGGCAAGGCGATGAGCTTCGGCAAGAGCAAGGCCAAGCTGCTCAGCGAACACGCCAACAAGGTTACGTTCAGTGACGTCGCGGGCATCGACGAAGCCAAGGACGAGCTCGAAGAGATCATCGCGTTCCTTCGCGATCCGAAAAAGTTCACGCGTCTCGGCGGGCGCATTCCGAAGGGTGTGCTGCTCGTCGGCGCGCCGGGAACCGGAAAGACGCTGCTCGCACGCGCCGTGGCCGGCGAAGCCGGCGTTCCGTTCTTCTCGATCTCCGGCTCGGACTTCGTCGAGATGTTCGTCGGCGTCGGTGCGTCGCGCGTGCGCGACCTGTTCGTGCAGGGAAAGAAGAACGCCCCGTGCATCGTGTTCATCGACGAGATCGACGCGGTCGGCCGTCATCGCGGCGCCGGCCTCGGCGGCGGTCACGACGAGCGCGAGCAGACGCTCAATCAGCTGCTGGTCGAGATGGACGGCTTCGAGTCGAACGAAGGCGTGATCCTGATGGCCGCGTCCAACCGGCCGGACGTTCTCGATCCCGCGCTGCTGCGTCCGGGCCGCTTCGACCGCCGCGTGGTGGTGCCGCGTCCCGATGTTCGCGGCCGCACCGGCATCCTCAAAGTGCATACCCGCAAGGTTCCGCTCGCGACCGACGTGGATCTCGAGGCCGTCGCGCGCGGCACGCCGGGTTTTGCCGGCGCCGATCTCGAAAACCTCGTCAACGAAGCGGCGCTGACCGCTGCGCGCGAAGGCCGCGACACGGTCTCGCAGCACAACTTCGAAGCCGCCAAGGACAAGGTTCTGATGGGCAGCGAGCGCCGCAGCCTCGTGCTGTCGGACGACGAGAAGCGCAATACCGCGTACCACGAGTCGGGCCATGCGCTCGTCGCGCGCATGCTTCCGGGCACCGATCCGGTCCACAAGGTCACGATCATTCCGCGCGGCATGGCGCTCGGCCTTACCCAGCAGCTGCCCGAGGAAGACCGCCATTCGTTCAACCGCACGTACCTGCTGAACACGCTCGCGATCCTCTATGGAGGACGCGTCGCCGAGCAGCTCGTGCTGAAGGAAATCACCACGGGCGCCGGCAACGACATCGAGCGCGCCACCCAGCTCGCGCACAAGATGATCTGCGAGTGGGGCATGAGCGAATCGCTCGGTCCGGTGATGCTCAAGCGCTCCGGCGACGAGCCGTTCCTCGGCCTCGATCTGCATCATCAGCGCGAGTACTCCGAAGACACGGCGCGGCTCGTCGACATCGAGGTGAAGAGCCTCCTGACCAACGCGTACCGGCGTGCGGAAGCGATCCTGACGGCCAACATCGAGTCGCTCCACCGCATGGCGGCGGCCCTTCTCGAACGCGAAACCCTCGACGGACCGGAGCTCGACGAAATCCTGAACGGCTGTGGAGCGGCGCTGCCCGCGGGCGTCTGA
- the tilS gene encoding tRNA lysidine(34) synthetase TilS: MNVHRCVRRAGETLVRAGIRNEPVVVAVSGGSDSMALLEIVALLAPKLDLALHVASIDHGMRAEAGGEIEAVRAAAALCGAIFHPAAIDPGNGDEDTLRRRRHLALEEIARASGCRFILLGHTREDQIETIVFRFLRGAGLGGLSGMREIRPPFVRPLLALGREDLRDVLRARGLAWFEDPSNTSDRYARGRLRSQVFPAMLRAFGQGALEHLLDVAPRWRADEDYLEIEAGRLIAFASRRGPAGVELDAAALAGAHPALRARVLRRWLAEQGERAPTSREIAVIESWLDESRSTEGGIDVAGARLTRARGRLALRGAGGRLPRVESFIDSPVLSDDALRSGESHEQRRDEEAEEAG, encoded by the coding sequence ATGAATGTCCATCGCTGCGTTCGCCGCGCCGGGGAAACCCTCGTACGCGCCGGCATCCGCAACGAGCCGGTGGTCGTCGCGGTCTCCGGCGGCAGCGATTCGATGGCACTGCTCGAAATCGTCGCACTGTTGGCGCCGAAGCTCGATCTTGCGCTCCATGTGGCATCGATCGATCACGGCATGCGCGCCGAAGCGGGGGGCGAGATCGAGGCCGTCCGTGCGGCCGCTGCGCTCTGCGGCGCGATCTTTCATCCGGCAGCGATCGATCCCGGAAACGGCGACGAAGACACGCTGCGCCGCCGGCGTCATCTGGCGCTGGAGGAAATCGCGCGAGCGAGCGGATGCCGGTTCATTCTCCTCGGTCACACCAGGGAGGATCAGATCGAGACGATCGTGTTCCGCTTTCTGCGCGGCGCGGGCCTCGGCGGACTGTCGGGCATGCGGGAGATCCGTCCGCCATTCGTGCGGCCGCTTCTCGCTCTAGGCCGCGAGGACCTGCGAGACGTCCTGCGCGCGCGCGGCCTCGCGTGGTTCGAGGATCCGTCGAACACGTCGGACCGCTATGCACGCGGCCGGCTGCGCTCGCAGGTGTTTCCGGCGATGCTGCGCGCGTTCGGTCAGGGAGCGCTCGAGCATCTTCTCGACGTTGCGCCGCGCTGGCGCGCCGACGAGGACTACCTCGAGATCGAAGCCGGGCGGCTCATCGCGTTCGCATCGCGCCGCGGGCCGGCCGGTGTCGAGCTCGATGCGGCCGCGCTTGCCGGCGCGCATCCGGCGCTTCGCGCGCGCGTGCTGCGCAGGTGGCTCGCCGAGCAGGGGGAACGGGCGCCGACCAGCCGCGAGATCGCGGTCATCGAGAGCTGGCTCGACGAGAGCCGGAGCACGGAGGGAGGAATCGACGTTGCCGGCGCGCGCCTCACGCGCGCTCGCGGAAGGCTCGCGCTCCGCGGTGCCGGCGGCAGGCTTCCGCGCGTGGAATCCTTCATTGACAGCCCCGTGTTGAGTGACGATGCGTTACGGTCCGGCGAATCGCACGAGCAACGTCGGGACGAAGAAGCGGAAGAGGCAGGCTGA
- a CDS encoding parallel beta-helix domain-containing protein — MKNFLAGTAAAAAALAFATGAMATTVGPPYIEAHTAPIITAPAPGAAECQTAIAKNSQKYIKSLTKIRTKCLAASVEDGAINACPNADDDEKAQKAAIKASEKIAEACATSTGLGNSYSGASGANIASCTLGQNHATTEIYIAETNGENAGPSAVDCQVSIDKAAGKLLANLVKNSDKCIEDHLKAGDSTDLGTKCVGSSTTLVITRPTDEKTDGQFNKNILKAWDSIVSTCETLSADEISGLFGCPGATTFDNLHECVEATAINALHEVVNQQYSETGEIITGTIQAAVTAASSGDKLLVPGGVNYAEGVVIPGGTCSVSLGSCPGDKKCSAVSQHPGTACAEDEDCYGTCDVASDNPGADCTVNADCPNGACQVGTCVDSCTGGGGDVCQSPADNVSIVGCGAATDDRPRVIPPAVAPPNRGFLAAGVDGLHFEGLEVTGWANDGIFVSGANGVSFRDIYGDGDNLSTANVDAVSTYAIFPVQSTNVVVEGSEVVNVRDAGIYVGQSQGVIMRHNLVHDCVSGMELENSKDGIVYGNVTHDNTGGLLVFKLPGPEHQVSGGHNVFDNLIYENNVRNFAIPGTTVSAVPTGTGMMVISEDDSVFANNYVTLNDSYGILIIDQVTINALAGNQFDPPSYDQDTSNLQFLNNLTPGGANKKNGSHPWGNCAGGADDGDVCDTDSECDTNTCTDTPFSGNWTYAISTGANGTCWDPYPTAPASVLGPPDFPVCP; from the coding sequence ATGAAGAATTTTCTAGCGGGCACCGCGGCCGCCGCGGCAGCCCTGGCTTTTGCCACCGGCGCGATGGCGACGACCGTCGGACCGCCGTACATCGAGGCGCACACGGCGCCGATCATTACTGCACCAGCGCCGGGAGCTGCCGAATGCCAGACGGCAATCGCGAAGAACTCCCAGAAGTACATCAAGTCGCTGACCAAAATCCGCACCAAGTGCCTCGCGGCGAGCGTGGAGGATGGGGCGATCAATGCGTGTCCCAACGCCGACGACGACGAGAAAGCACAGAAGGCCGCGATCAAGGCTTCCGAAAAGATCGCGGAGGCGTGCGCGACCTCGACCGGGCTCGGCAACTCGTACAGCGGCGCTAGCGGAGCGAACATCGCGAGTTGCACGCTCGGACAGAACCACGCGACAACCGAGATCTACATCGCCGAAACGAACGGCGAGAACGCCGGCCCGAGTGCCGTCGACTGCCAGGTTTCGATCGACAAGGCAGCAGGCAAGCTGCTCGCAAATCTCGTCAAAAACTCCGACAAGTGCATCGAGGATCATCTGAAGGCCGGCGACAGCACGGATCTCGGTACCAAGTGCGTCGGTTCGAGCACGACGCTCGTGATCACGCGGCCCACCGACGAGAAAACCGACGGCCAGTTCAACAAAAACATCCTCAAGGCGTGGGACTCGATCGTATCCACGTGCGAGACGCTGTCGGCCGACGAGATCAGCGGCCTGTTCGGCTGCCCCGGCGCGACGACGTTCGACAACCTCCACGAGTGCGTCGAGGCAACGGCAATCAACGCACTGCACGAGGTCGTCAACCAGCAGTACTCGGAGACCGGCGAGATCATCACCGGAACGATCCAGGCTGCCGTCACCGCGGCGAGCTCGGGCGACAAGCTGCTCGTTCCGGGTGGCGTCAACTATGCCGAAGGCGTCGTGATTCCGGGCGGAACGTGCTCGGTCTCTCTCGGCTCATGCCCCGGCGACAAGAAGTGCAGCGCGGTTTCCCAGCATCCCGGAACGGCGTGCGCAGAAGACGAAGACTGTTACGGCACGTGCGACGTCGCATCCGACAATCCGGGCGCCGATTGCACGGTCAACGCCGACTGCCCGAATGGCGCGTGCCAGGTCGGCACCTGCGTCGATTCATGCACGGGCGGCGGCGGCGACGTCTGCCAGTCCCCCGCCGACAACGTGTCGATCGTCGGCTGCGGCGCGGCCACCGATGACCGTCCGCGCGTCATTCCTCCGGCGGTCGCTCCGCCGAATCGCGGCTTCCTCGCGGCCGGCGTCGACGGCCTGCACTTCGAGGGACTCGAGGTCACCGGCTGGGCCAACGACGGCATCTTCGTCAGCGGCGCCAACGGCGTCAGCTTCCGCGACATCTACGGAGACGGCGACAACCTCTCCACGGCAAACGTCGATGCGGTCAGCACGTATGCGATCTTCCCGGTGCAGAGCACGAACGTAGTCGTCGAAGGCTCCGAGGTCGTCAACGTTCGCGACGCCGGCATCTACGTCGGCCAGTCGCAGGGCGTCATCATGCGCCACAACCTCGTCCACGACTGCGTGTCGGGCATGGAGCTCGAAAACAGCAAGGACGGAATCGTGTACGGCAACGTCACGCACGACAACACCGGCGGACTGCTCGTGTTCAAGCTGCCTGGACCCGAACATCAGGTCAGCGGCGGGCACAACGTGTTCGACAACCTCATCTACGAGAACAACGTGCGCAACTTCGCGATTCCGGGCACCACGGTTTCGGCCGTTCCGACCGGAACCGGGATGATGGTCATCTCGGAGGACGACTCCGTCTTCGCGAACAACTACGTCACGCTCAACGACTCGTACGGGATACTGATCATCGACCAGGTGACGATCAACGCACTGGCCGGAAACCAGTTCGATCCGCCGAGCTATGATCAGGACACTTCGAACCTGCAGTTCCTGAACAACCTCACGCCCGGAGGAGCCAACAAGAAAAATGGCAGCCATCCGTGGGGAAACTGCGCCGGCGGCGCGGATGACGGCGACGTCTGCGATACCGATTCGGAGTGCGACACGAACACCTGCACCGATACTCCGTTCTCCGGTAACTGGACGTATGCGATCAGCACCGGCGCCAATGGAACGTGCTGGGATCCGTATCCGACGGCTCCCGCGAGCGTTCTCGGCCCGCCGGACTTCCCGGTCTGTCCGTAA